In Deinococcus maricopensis DSM 21211, the sequence GCAAGGCCTCACCGGTGCGCATCAGCTCGCGCCGACCAGGGCGTCCACGCGCACCAGACCACTGCCGAACTTCAGCAGCACCGCCACCCGCTGCCCGCGCGTGTACCGCCCCGCCAGGACCACGCGGTACAGGCCCTGACGGGACAGCACCGCCCCGCGCTGCATCGCCACGCTCTGCACCACCACGCAGCGCGGCGCGCACCGCATCAGCTTCCCGCGGCCCACCGGCCCCCACACGCCCAGCAGCGTGTCCGCCGACATGACGCTCACGGACGCCTCCAGCAGCACCCCGCCTGTCGTCGGCGACAGCGCCGCGTTCATGACGGTGGGGGGGCGCGCGGCACTCGACAGCAGCGTCACCGCGACGGCGGCGAGCACCGCGCGTCTCATGCGTCGGCCTCGTCGGTGTCCGCGTCCGCGCTGCCGCCCTCATCGACGTCCACGTTCGTCTTCGTGAGTTCCCGCAGCACCGATGTCGCGAAACTGCCCTTCGGCAGCGTGAACGACACCTCGTACCCGTCGTCGGTGGCCGTGACGCGCGCTTCACCAGGGAAGATGCGGACCACGCGCCGGTCCCCCTTGCGCGACGAGAACGCCTCCGGCGTCAGCCCGAACGGCGCGAGCGCCTCGGCCTCCAGCACCCCGGCGTCCTCGGTGAGCGGCTTGATCTTCCGGCCGAACAGCGTGCCCGTCGCGCTCACCTCCCCGCGCGCCGCGCGCGGGGATTCCGCCTCGGCGTCGTCCACGCGGAACACGCCGCCCGTGTCGCGCTTCTTGGCCATGTCGCCGCGCAGGAGCGCGGCCAGCAGGCCGCGCTCCACGCGCAGGCTCACGAAGCGGTTGAACACCAGGCTCTGCACGCTGCTCACCAGGAAGCGCCGCAGGCGCGGGTCACGCAGGCGCGACTCGCCGCGCAGGACGCGCGCGCCCTCCTCGGCGTTCAGGCCGCCCAGCCCGAACCGCTGCGGCCCGAAGTAGTTCGGCAGGCCGAACTGCACAAGGGCGTCCAGTGTCGCGCGTGCCTGCTCGGCCGTGCCGGGCGCGCCACTTACCCGCACCGTGAAGCGGTTCCCGGCGAGGTGCCCCATGCCCAGCTTGTTCGTGTGCCGCGTGACGTCCAGGACACGCACGCCCTCCACCGAGAAGGTCGGCAGGCGCGCCTCGTGCTTCGCGGGAATACTGAGGTACTGCGTGGTGACCGCGTGGCGGTCCTTGAGGCCGGCCACGCCGATGTCGCGGTCACGCAGGCCCAGCTGGCGCTGCAGCTCCTGCACCACGAACGCAGTCGTGTGCCCGGTCTTCTCGACGTGCAGGTACAGGTGATCGCCGTCACCGGACAGGGGATAGGCGGGCAGTTCATCCACGCGGAACGCCTCGGGCGTCACGCGCAGGGCGCCGCCCGTACCGGGCGTGCGGGTCAGTGGGGCGAGGTCCGCCCAATCAAACGTCAACTTCACGACGCCTTAACATAGCCCGACCAAATGAGAGTCCGCGCAGGACCCCGCCGCCGCAGCAGCCCGGCGCGCCGCGCACGTCTGCTACGCTCCCCCGGTGCCCCTCACCCTTGAGACGCTCACCGACGCCGTGTACGGCGACCTCCACCCGCACGCGCGCACCCTGCAGCCCGCCGAGCAGCACCGCGCCGCCCTGAGCGAGCACCTCACGTGGCACGCCACCGACGCGCTCAGTGACGACTTCGCGCGCGGGTACGCCGCGAGCGCTGCCGTGCCCGGCACCACGCCCGACGACTACCGCAACCGCTGGGTACCCGTCAGCCCCGACCTGCAGGTGCTGTGCGGCCCGCGCTTCGAGGGCATGGACCTCGCGCGGCCCTTCGTGGAAGTCGTGGGCGGGAGCCGCCCCCTGGAACTCGCGGACCTCCCGCACGTCACGGACGCCGTCCGCCGCGCCTTCCGCATGTTCCAGCCGCGCTACGCGCGCCTGTACCGCCCCGAACCGGACGGCGCGGTGCCCGGCGCGCACCCGGACCGGCGCTTCGTCGGCGCCACGCTCGGCACCCTGCGCGCCGCCCCCCTCCCGGACGGCCTGCGCGCCGCCCCCCCGCAGAACTTCGACTTCCGGCCCGCGTACGAAGCCGCGTACCGCGCCAGCGCCGACGCGGACCCCCACCACCCCACCTACGCGCAACCCGAAACTCTGGACGCGCTGCAGGACTACCTGAACGACGGGCTGCTGTTCGAGGTGCGTCTGCACGGCCGCTGGGTAGGCCTGATTGCCGCGCTGCCCACCACGCACCTGGGCCTGAGCGGCCTGGAAGTCGCCGAACTCACCCTCGCCCAGGACGCCCGGGGTCAGGGGCTCGGTGCGGCCCTCACGACGCTGCTCGCGCGCGCCGTTCCCCACCCCGACACGGACGTCCTGCTCGGCACCGTGCACGCCCGCAACACCCCCGCCCTCAAAGCCGCCCTGCGCGCCGGACGCACCGACCTGGGCGGCTGGGTGCAACTGCCCCTCTGAAGCGCGCCCGGGACACGTCGTGCGGCGGCCGACCCCCCGGGCGGGGCCGACCGCCGC encodes:
- the truD gene encoding tRNA pseudouridine(13) synthase TruD produces the protein MKLTFDWADLAPLTRTPGTGGALRVTPEAFRVDELPAYPLSGDGDHLYLHVEKTGHTTAFVVQELQRQLGLRDRDIGVAGLKDRHAVTTQYLSIPAKHEARLPTFSVEGVRVLDVTRHTNKLGMGHLAGNRFTVRVSGAPGTAEQARATLDALVQFGLPNYFGPQRFGLGGLNAEEGARVLRGESRLRDPRLRRFLVSSVQSLVFNRFVSLRVERGLLAALLRGDMAKKRDTGGVFRVDDAEAESPRAARGEVSATGTLFGRKIKPLTEDAGVLEAEALAPFGLTPEAFSSRKGDRRVVRIFPGEARVTATDDGYEVSFTLPKGSFATSVLRELTKTNVDVDEGGSADADTDEADA
- a CDS encoding GNAT family N-acetyltransferase produces the protein MPLTLETLTDAVYGDLHPHARTLQPAEQHRAALSEHLTWHATDALSDDFARGYAASAAVPGTTPDDYRNRWVPVSPDLQVLCGPRFEGMDLARPFVEVVGGSRPLELADLPHVTDAVRRAFRMFQPRYARLYRPEPDGAVPGAHPDRRFVGATLGTLRAAPLPDGLRAAPPQNFDFRPAYEAAYRASADADPHHPTYAQPETLDALQDYLNDGLLFEVRLHGRWVGLIAALPTTHLGLSGLEVAELTLAQDARGQGLGAALTTLLARAVPHPDTDVLLGTVHARNTPALKAALRAGRTDLGGWVQLPL